ttatttatttatttgaaaggcagagttatagacacgcagaggcagagagagaaaagtcttctatctactggcttactccccaaatggccacaatggccagagctgggccaatccgaagcttagagccaagagctttctctgggtctgctatgtgggtgcaggggcccaagcacttgggccatcttctactgctttcccagacacattagcagggagttggatcccaAGTGAAGCAGTTgtaactcaaaccggcgcccatatgttatgccagcactacaggtagcagctttacccaccagaccacagcgccggcccctgtaaatatatattcttgagagagagagagagagagagagagagagagagagagagagactgtccttTGAAGATTCAGGGGCCCAGCCCTGAGGAAGCCAGGCCTCCCAGGAGAAAAACCCTGAACAGGAATTTGGCCTCTTTTGCTTTACTCTTCTTAAAGGAGGCACGAAATGTGCTTACCCCAAGCCTCACCTGGCAATCAGAACCTTCCACAGAATTGAAAGCATTACTATTTCATGGTGGGGACGGGGTTCCCCAGGGCCGGGGAGCACCCCTCCCACCCGGGTACCTGGAACGCGTCCTCACGCATCCCGTGACATTCCTGTCTGCCACCTGTCCTGGCACAGCtgtggaggagagcagagccggGAGAACCCCTTGGCAGCACCCCCGCTCCACCCGAGTTGATACAGCAGTGGCCGCCCTCTTTGACCCTCCAGGGCTGTGGGGTCtggaggaggtgggaggcagctggagggggaaggcagtggaggcaggGGGGCCGCGAGGCCGCCTGGGGCGGCTCTGCagtctgccccgccccccccggAGAGGCTGGCTGCTGTGAGGGCGGCACAAGGGGACCAGCACCTGCCTGCCAAGCTGGGGCGCCTGGTCTGCGGCTGAAGgggaggctgggcccagccacCTCCAAGCCGCAGTGGAGAAAGGAGCCTGGCCAAACCCCCAGAGAAAGATGCCCTTGGAGCATCTTCCAAGGTCACCGGTAAGAGCCCTGCTCCTCTAGGTGAACCCCAGGCCCTGTCCATGCAGCTCAGCCTCCGCCTGcctgcagagtgtgtgtgtgtgtgcacatgtgtgtctccagggcctggctctcgGGGCAACTACAGAAAGTGTGTTCACTTCGAGAGATGGAGAAATCAATGGGGCTCCTGATAGAGAGCGCCATCCAGTTGGGGGCAGTGGCAGTACAAAGAATGAGGGGTCAGGGTGGGAAAGAAGAAGGGGCAGGTGGATGATAGGAGACACCCTGGGTGGgcgggggagagaaagggaagaaaatgtgagagagggaagaaaaggaacCAAGAGTGAgagccagggaggaagggagggagagagaagcaggcaAAAGGGCAGAGGAAACTCAGGCAGGAGACGGAGACAGGGGGAAGGAAGGTGAGAAGAGAAGGCAGGAGAGTTTCCTTGTCAGTGTTCACATCAGCTGGTCGGTCTCAGCGTGGTTAGTGGGGACCTGAGGCGGCCGCGGGGAAGTCCCCTCCCTGAGGGCTGCTGGAGGGGgcgggccaggctgggcaggctcTGTGAGCAGGTGGCCGCCCCTGGGTggggctgcccagcccagcccgcagGGGTATAAGCAGGAGGTTGGGGCCTCTGAGCACCTGTCAGGGGCGGCTCCCCAGTGCAGGTGCCAGGCAGGTGGCTCcgctgagcccagccccagcatgaGCTCCTTCGACCTCCCGGCGCCCTCTCCGCCCCGCTGCAGCCCCCAGTTCCCCAGCATCGGCCAGGAGCCCCCTGAGATGAACCTGTACTATGAGAATTTCTTCCACCCGCAGGGCGTGCCCAGCCCTCAACGGCCCCCCTCCTTTGAGGGGGGTGGCGAGTACGGGGCCACCCCCAACCCCTACCTCTGGCTCAACGGGCCGGCCATGACCCCGCCGCCCTACCTGCCGGGCACCAACGCCGGCCCCTTCCTGCCCCAGGCCTACGGCATGCAGAGGCAGCTGCTCTCCAGCATGTCCGGGCTGGGGGGCAGCGACCTGGGCTGGCTGCCCATCCCTTCGCAGGAGGAGCTCATGAAGCTGGTGCGGCCCCCCTACTCCTACTCGGCTCTCATCGCCATGGCCATCCACGGCGCGCCCGACAAGCGCCTCACGCTCAGCCAGATCTACCAGTACGTGGCCGACAACTTCCCCTTCTACAACAAGAGCAAGGCCGGCTGGCAGAACTCCATCCGCCACAACCTGTCGCTCAATGACTGCTTCAAGAAAGTACCGCGAGAGGAGGACGACCCTGGtaagggggctgggggctggcagaggCTGCCCTGGGCAAGCTGCTGGTGCCCCCAGGCGAGGCTCACTCCGTCCCTCCCCAACACTCGACCCTGGAAAGTTCTAAATGTGGCTGCTATCGcatagggctggggtggggggggatcgGCAGTGGAGGAGGATGTGGGTCCCAGGGCAGGTCTGGGTTTCAATCCTGGCTGTGCTGCTGCCCAGCCAGTGACCTTCATGGGTAGAGCTCCCAGCCCAGTCTGCAAGTAGCTCGTGAGGGCCTCAGGGTCTGCAGTCACTATCACGGTGCCCCTGCATTCCTGGCACCCGGCACACAGAAAGGCTTCGGTGAATGACGCTGGAGCAAACGGAGCCCACGGGCACCCCAAGCCTGCTGGGAAGAAGACTTGACCTTTGCTGAATTATCACTAATGGCTGCACAGAGCCCCCTGCCTACCCCTACTAACACGCAAACCCCCTGTAAGCTAACTTGCATtgaacccattttacagacagggaaaAGAACACTCAGGGCTGGAACAGCCTGCCTACTTAACTGATAGGGATGGGACTCGAGTTTAAAGAGGTCTCTCTGCTACCAGAGCGTGTGAAACTTTTCTATTTATCTGTGAATTTCTAAAATGCAGAGAGGAATGGATTAATATGTATGCTTCCACCTTGCAGAATCAAAATCCACTTTTGTTTCACTACAGGAAGCTCAGGGTATGGTTCAGAGGAACCCCCTCTGCTCCCTTGGAGGTTAGCAAGGGCCAGCTCTGTTTGTCCCCCAGGAAAGGGCAAGCGTCCTGTCCCAAGACAGTCCCCACCCTCAGGCCCCTCAGAGGGTCCCTCAGTGACAAAGCCTCTTATACATCTAGGGTCTGCTCTTGTTCACAAGGAGCTTGGGAAACAAGAAATTCTTATAATGGACCCACTTTACagagcaggaaactgaggcccacccAAACTCCCTCAGCAGGTTAGGAGCAGGGCCAAGACTCTAGGCTAACTCCAAACCCCAAGCCTGGGACCATCGGGGAGTTCAGAAGTTTTTCTTGATCAAAGgaagccctccctcctccccaactCCTGGTTGTCACCCCAACCCTGGCAGCCCTGTGCCCCTCTCCTCAGCCCACGGAGATCTACAGTCTGAATCCTGAGTCCCTGGCACTTCCTGCCCTGTGCTCCCAGCGTGGCTCCTTGTGGGGCGGGCGCTGGAGcgaggggagggggcgtggctggCGAGTGGTTTGTGGAACTCCTCCGCTCCTCAGCCCCTCTGGTTCTGCCTCTGCATGTGTTCCCGAGGCTGTCAGCTTGTGATAAGGAGGCAAGCAGCCACAAGGCACGTGTCCACCTCTCTGCTCACTTGCTCTCGCTCTCCG
Above is a genomic segment from Oryctolagus cuniculus chromosome 6, mOryCun1.1, whole genome shotgun sequence containing:
- the FOXI1 gene encoding forkhead box protein I1 translates to MSSFDLPAPSPPRCSPQFPSIGQEPPEMNLYYENFFHPQGVPSPQRPPSFEGGGEYGATPNPYLWLNGPAMTPPPYLPGTNAGPFLPQAYGMQRQLLSSMSGLGGSDLGWLPIPSQEELMKLVRPPYSYSALIAMAIHGAPDKRLTLSQIYQYVADNFPFYNKSKAGWQNSIRHNLSLNDCFKKVPREEDDPGKGNYWTLDPNCEKMFDNGNFRRKRKRKSDASSSTGSLASEKTDSSLLAGSPKSTEPQDILDSVSTGAPGSPEKGPSPPPSSTPCLSSFLSTMTAYVSSPSPLGRPGATPGLSLEPTDKMGPNPLSFNSYTPLSNHGGGGEWGNPGPPSALSYGGSVLNQFSPHFYNSINTNSVLYPREGTEV